Proteins encoded within one genomic window of Cyanobacterium sp. HL-69:
- the tnp4 gene encoding group ISAba11 transposase — translation MELYSDYLISSFNEVTATGLSSALKGNISHDKVTRFLSESDFDSKQLWQLVKPVIRREEEEDGVLIFDDTIEEKPHTKESELICWHHDHSKNRSVKGINILNCVYGTNQNTIPVAFEVIKKPIEFCEIKTKKKKRRGMITKNELLRKQLIICQKNELKYKYVLTDSWFAAKENMDFIRITLGKHFIMALKSNRTVAISEQKKKQGHFIRIDELEWSEKNLKLVWLKGVEFPILLHRQIFTNKDDSTGILYLACSNLDCNETEIETIYQKRWKVEVFHKTLKSNTGLANSPTKCVRTQCNHIFMSIYAAFQLECLKIKHKMNHFALRSRIYIKALQEAMNELQLLKVA, via the coding sequence ATGGAACTCTATAGCGATTATTTAATCAGTTCTTTCAATGAAGTGACAGCCACGGGTTTATCTTCAGCATTGAAAGGAAATATTAGTCATGATAAAGTAACAAGGTTTCTATCAGAATCGGATTTTGATTCCAAGCAACTCTGGCAATTAGTAAAGCCAGTAATACGGAGAGAAGAGGAAGAAGACGGGGTACTGATATTCGATGACACCATAGAAGAAAAACCTCATACAAAGGAAAGTGAGTTAATTTGTTGGCATCATGACCATAGTAAAAATAGGTCAGTCAAAGGGATAAATATACTTAATTGTGTTTATGGGACAAACCAGAACACCATACCAGTAGCTTTTGAGGTGATAAAGAAACCCATAGAGTTTTGTGAAATTAAAACAAAAAAGAAAAAACGAAGGGGAATGATCACAAAAAATGAATTATTGAGAAAACAATTAATAATTTGTCAAAAAAATGAGCTGAAGTATAAATATGTATTGACAGATAGTTGGTTTGCGGCAAAAGAAAATATGGATTTTATCCGAATAACATTGGGTAAACATTTCATCATGGCATTGAAAAGTAATCGAACGGTAGCCATCAGTGAACAAAAGAAAAAACAGGGTCATTTTATCAGAATTGATGAACTGGAATGGTCAGAAAAGAATCTCAAGTTAGTGTGGTTAAAAGGAGTAGAATTTCCCATACTACTTCATCGACAAATCTTTACAAACAAGGATGATAGCACAGGGATTCTTTATCTAGCCTGTAGTAATTTAGACTGTAATGAAACTGAAATAGAAACAATCTACCAAAAACGGTGGAAAGTGGAAGTTTTTCACAAAACCTTAAAATCTAATACAGGTTTGGCAAATTCACCGACAAAATGTGTTCGCACTCAGTGTAACCATATTTTCATGTCAATATATGCAGCATTTCAATTGGAATGCTTAAAAATTAAACATAAAATGAATCATTTTGCCCTGAGGAGTCGTATCTACATTAAAGCTCTTCAAGAAGCCATGAATGAACTACAACTACTCAAGGTTGCGTAA